A window of Castor canadensis chromosome 10, mCasCan1.hap1v2, whole genome shotgun sequence contains these coding sequences:
- the Uspl1 gene encoding SUMO-specific isopeptidase USPL1 isoform X2 produces the protein MESPVFAFPLLLKIEPHIEKLFTYSFSWDFACSQCGHQYRNRCMKSLVTFTNIIPEWHPLNAAHFGPCNNCSSKTQIRKMVLETVSPVFMLHFVEGLPQSDLQQYTFHFEGALYQITSVIQYQTSNHFITWNLGADGSWLECDDLKGSCAKRHEKFEVPASEVHIVIWERKTSQVTAKEAVCFPLKKPSDEQAFSEVIPASPALCSVGEAAPAETAVIHPPHTSVAPPTLPQDKTVAHRDCVPSSPKYLDDNNILSLTLEGTIQKTASVFQINSKDFLLENKPVAENIGLVKTNTLQLQESLMSSSVSAPCKEKLIQAQFVDLSFPIQIVNTNTNREQPNTKDTAVSKSVNTVHAADVVQGVRWVEAQQDAQLQQFFPLKHEKLEPDSNNKQYHPSRVPNLKKRETTAAPQTVTAKSSQNQAPKENQKKPFVGSWVKGLLSRGASFMPPCVSAQNRNTLTDLQPSVKGANNFGGFKTKGVSRKANRASRKADRCAGKPHPISSSLPLGLLPSGSKAPHLHAGENAASELLKKQESTTHGAHLNGHPHGSENGQGESVEGQIHKLRLKLLKKLKAKKKKLAALTSSPQSGTPPSENSEHVSHCGSPNDCESIEDLLNELQHQIDIADKSGCTTVPSVSSYSSQTHEEILAELLSPTTVPTELSENAEADFRYLEMGGNHIPAPVPSELNSMLQNTHLKQDHNYCSPTKRNQYEVQPDSLTNNTCMRTLNLESPLKTDIFDEFFSTSLSSLANDTLDIPHFDEYLFENC, from the exons ATGGAAAGCCCTGTGTTTGCATTTCCCTTGCTCTTAAAAATAGAACCCCACATTGAAAAGCTCTTCACATACTCTTTTTCTTGGGACTTTGCATGTTCACAGTGTGGACACCAATACCGAAACAG gtGTATGAAGAGTCTGGTCACCTTTACAAATATCATCCCTGAGTGGCACCCACTTAATGCTGCACATTTTGGTCCATGTAACAATTGCAGCAGTAAAACACAAATTAGAAAAATGGTATTGGAAAC AGTGTCTCCTGTGTTCATGCTGCACTTCGTGGAAGGCTTACCACAGAGTGACTTGCAGCAGTACACATTTCATTTTGAGGGTGCTCTTTATCAAATAACATCCGTAATCCAGTACCAAACAAGTAATCATTTTATAACATGGAATTTAGGTGCTGATG GAAGTTGGCTGGAATGTGATGACTTAAAAGGTTCATGTGCTAAAAGGCATGAGAAATTTGAAGTTCCTGCTTCTGAGGTACATATTGTTATTtgggaaagaaaaacatcccAAGTGACAGCTaaagaagctgtctgctttccaCTCAAGAAGCCCAGTGATGAGCAGGCGTTCAGTGAGGTGATACCAGCATCTCCAGCACTGTGTTCTGTGGGTGAGGCTGCCCCGGCCGAAACCGCAGTCATTCACCCCCCACATACCTCAGTTGCTCCTCCTACTCTTCCACAGGACAAAACTGTAGCTCACAGAGATTGTGTACCTTCTAGTCCAAAATATTTGGATGACaataatattttatctttgacACTTGAAGGAACTATCCAGAAAACTGCCTCTGTTTTCCAGATTAACTCCAAAGATTTCCTATTAGAAAACAAACCTGTGGCAGAAAATATAGGACTTGTCAAAACAAATACTTTGCAATTACAAGAATCACTAATGTCTTCTTCAGTGTCTGCTCCGTGTAAAGAAAAGCTTATCCAAGCCCAATTTGTGGATTTAAGCTTCCCAATTCAGATAgtaaatacaaacacaaatagAGAACAGCCGAATACAAAAGATACTGCAGTTTCAAAATCTGTGAATACCGTTCATGCTGCTGATGTTGTTCAGGGAGTGAGATGGGTGGAAGCTCAGCAGGATGCTCAATTGCAACAGTTCTTTCCATTAAAACATGAGAAATTAGAACCAGACAGCAACAATAAACAGTACCATCCATCTCGGGTAcctaatttgaagaaaagagaaaccacAGCAGCTCCTCAAACTGTAACAGCTAAGTCATCCCAGAATCAGGcaccaaaagaaaatcaaaagaaaccTTTTGTGGGAAGTTGGGTGAAAGGCCTATTAAGCAGAGGTGCTTCTTTTATGCCACCTTGTGTTTCAGCTCAGAATAGAAACACTTTAACTGATTTGCAGCCTTCAGTTAAGGGGGCAAATAATTTTGGTGGCTTTAAAACTAAAGGTGTAAGCCGAAAGGCTAACCGGGCATCCAGGAAAGCTGACAGGTGTGCAGGTAAGCCTCATCCCATCAGCAGCAGCCTTCCACTAGGTCTTCTGCCATCAGGAAGCAAAGCTCCTCATCTTCATGCTGGGGAGAATGCTGCTTCAGAACTTTTGAAGAAGCAGGAAAGCACCACACATGGTGCTCACCTCAACGGACATCCTCACGGAAGCGAAAATGGCCAAGGAGAGTCGGTGGAAGGTCAGATTCATAAACTTCGTCtaaaacttcttaaaaaactaaaggcaaaaaagaagaaattagctGCTCTTACCTCTTCCCCCCAAAGTGGAACACCTCCAAGTGAAAATTCAGAGCATGTGTCCCATTGTGGGTCTCCAAATGATTGTGAATCAATAGAAGACTTGTTAAATGAACTTCAGCATCAAATTGATATTGCAGATAAGTCTGGATGTACCACTGTTCCTAGTGTTTCCTCATATAGTAGTCAGACCCATGAAGAAATTTTAGCAGAATTATTGTCTCCTACAACTGTTCCAACAGAGCTCTCAGAAAATGCTGAGGCTGACTTTAGGTATTTGGAAATGGGAGGTAACCATATTCCAGCACCAGTACCTAGTGAGTTAAACAGCATGCTCCAAAATACACATCTGAAACAGGACCATAACTATTGCAGCCCCACCAAGAGAAACCAGTATGAGGTTCAGCCAGACTCACTGACAAATAATACCTGCATGAGAACATTAAACTTGGAGAGTCCCTTGAAGACCGATatttttgatgagtttttttctaCTTCACTAAGTTCTTTAGCAAATGACACATTAGACATACCTCATTTTGATGAATATTTGTTTGAGAATTGCTGA